A region from the Bradyrhizobium erythrophlei genome encodes:
- a CDS encoding ABC transporter ATP-binding protein, giving the protein MLRLEGICAGYSVLPVLNDVSITVEAGQFVAIVGPNGAGKTTLFKTISGIVQPSAGAIHFEGVDLLKIPAAARPHLGIAHVPEGRQVFPSLSVMENLEMGAFTEAGRRAWKDNIERIFTLLPVLAERRHQFAGTLSGGEQQMVAIGRGLASAPKLLMLDEPSMGLAPAIADFIFEKLIEIRAQTRLTILLVEQRVAEALESADHGYVLEAGRVVLDGNKEMLRADDRVRQAYLGM; this is encoded by the coding sequence ATGCTCAGGCTTGAAGGCATTTGTGCCGGCTACTCGGTGCTGCCGGTGCTGAACGACGTGTCGATTACCGTCGAGGCCGGGCAATTCGTCGCGATCGTCGGACCGAACGGCGCCGGCAAGACCACGCTGTTCAAGACGATCTCCGGCATCGTGCAGCCGAGCGCCGGCGCCATCCATTTCGAAGGCGTCGATCTCCTGAAGATCCCGGCGGCGGCGCGGCCGCATCTCGGCATCGCCCATGTGCCGGAAGGCCGCCAGGTGTTTCCCTCGCTCTCGGTGATGGAGAACCTGGAGATGGGTGCATTCACCGAGGCTGGCCGCCGCGCCTGGAAGGACAACATCGAGCGCATCTTCACGCTGCTGCCGGTGCTGGCCGAGCGGCGTCATCAATTCGCCGGCACGCTGTCCGGTGGCGAGCAGCAGATGGTGGCGATCGGGCGCGGGCTGGCGTCGGCGCCGAAGCTGTTGATGCTCGACGAGCCGTCGATGGGATTGGCGCCGGCCATCGCCGATTTCATTTTCGAAAAGCTGATCGAGATCCGCGCCCAGACCCGGCTGACGATCCTGCTGGTCGAGCAGCGCGTCGCCGAGGCGCTCGAATCCGCCGATCACGGCTATGTGCTGGAGGCGGGCCGGGTGGTGCTCGATGGCAACAAGGAGATGCTGCGCGCCGACGATCGCGTCAGGCAGGCCTATCTCGGAATGTAA
- a CDS encoding SDR family oxidoreductase codes for MMGAATRRSALVTGSSAGLGYAVAESLAAAGHDIVLHGLDSAEAVEPARAALQARHGTTVVYCKADLSELAGIERLMAVACEACGGPDIIVNNAVVRHFAPIEQFSAADWQRSLAVNLTAPFHIIRLALPAMRAADFGRIVNMSSHYGQRGAEGRVDYVTTKTGILGLTRAVALETAGTGITCNAVSPGTLSTPAILDRIDAMAAARGISREQATRDYMKQRQPSGRFVRLEDVGAAVAFLCGPAGRDITGTVIPIDGGWSAA; via the coding sequence ATGATGGGCGCCGCAACGCGCCGCTCGGCCCTGGTCACCGGCTCCAGCGCCGGTCTCGGCTACGCGGTGGCCGAGAGCCTCGCCGCTGCCGGACATGACATCGTGCTGCACGGCCTCGACAGTGCCGAAGCCGTCGAGCCGGCGCGGGCCGCACTGCAGGCCCGCCACGGCACCACCGTGGTCTATTGCAAGGCAGATCTGTCCGAACTCGCCGGGATCGAACGCCTGATGGCGGTGGCGTGCGAGGCGTGCGGCGGTCCGGACATCATCGTCAACAACGCCGTGGTGCGTCACTTCGCGCCGATCGAGCAGTTTTCCGCCGCGGACTGGCAGCGTTCGCTGGCCGTCAATCTGACGGCGCCGTTCCACATCATCCGGCTGGCGCTGCCGGCAATGCGCGCCGCGGATTTCGGCCGCATCGTCAACATGTCGTCGCATTACGGCCAGCGCGGCGCCGAGGGCCGCGTCGACTACGTCACCACCAAGACCGGAATTCTCGGCTTGACGCGGGCGGTGGCGCTGGAGACCGCCGGCACCGGGATCACCTGCAATGCCGTCAGTCCGGGAACGCTGTCGACGCCGGCGATCCTCGACCGGATCGACGCCATGGCGGCAGCGCGCGGCATCTCGCGCGAGCAGGCCACCCGCGACTACATGAAGCAACGCCAGCCGAGCGGCCGGTTCGTCCGCCTCGAGGACGTCGGCGCCGCGGTGGCCTTTCTGTGCGGCCCGGCGGGGCGCGACATCACCGGCACGGTCATCCCGATCGATGGCGGCTGGTCGGCGGCTTAG
- a CDS encoding MmgE/PrpD family protein has protein sequence MVASQTSVSSALGQFGAAARWEDFSATVQQATRRSLLNGLATALCSARDPVVAAMVRALRPIAGPDQAILIGQRQRMDAASAAFVNAVAINLLDYDDTHLPTIIHPTAPVASAALALAQWRGGTGRDVLEAFAIGGEIACRIGLAVSPGHYARGWHITSTCGVFGAAAASARLFRLDADRCADALGIAASLSSGLVENLPTAAKNASVGNAARGGIVAALLAGEDQNAALASIEGPLGWARATGDQPDITALIGELGTRWEFARNTFKPYPAGIVMHAVIDACLDLRAAHALDPARIVAITVTGDALLLARGDRPVSNARDARVSIHHCASVALLFREADIKEFSETVVFDPEVAALRGKVKAELDATMPVGAARVDVTLADGRKLSQTVASARGSLERPLSDSDIEAKLRRLAAGGGTGCDAGRVIEAVWTLERDPAGLDRLLAALA, from the coding sequence ATGGTCGCATCTCAAACATCCGTCAGTTCGGCGCTGGGTCAGTTCGGTGCGGCCGCGCGCTGGGAGGATTTTTCGGCGACCGTGCAGCAGGCCACCCGGCGCTCGCTGCTCAACGGGCTCGCGACTGCCCTTTGCTCTGCGCGCGATCCGGTCGTCGCGGCGATGGTGCGCGCGCTGCGGCCGATCGCGGGGCCTGACCAGGCCATCCTGATCGGCCAGCGGCAGCGCATGGACGCGGCGAGCGCGGCGTTCGTCAATGCGGTCGCGATCAACCTGCTCGATTACGACGACACCCATTTGCCGACGATCATCCACCCCACCGCGCCGGTGGCCTCCGCCGCGCTGGCGCTGGCGCAGTGGCGCGGCGGCACCGGTCGCGACGTGCTGGAGGCGTTCGCGATCGGCGGCGAAATCGCTTGCCGGATCGGACTGGCGGTATCGCCCGGGCACTACGCCCGCGGCTGGCACATCACCTCGACCTGCGGCGTGTTCGGAGCGGCAGCGGCGTCCGCCCGGCTGTTCCGGCTCGACGCGGATCGCTGCGCCGATGCGCTCGGGATCGCCGCAAGCCTGTCCTCTGGACTGGTCGAAAACCTGCCGACCGCTGCCAAGAACGCCAGCGTCGGCAATGCGGCGCGCGGCGGCATCGTGGCGGCGCTGCTCGCCGGCGAGGATCAGAACGCGGCCCTGGCCTCGATCGAGGGCCCGCTGGGCTGGGCGCGCGCGACCGGCGACCAGCCGGATATCACCGCGCTGATCGGCGAGCTCGGCACGCGCTGGGAGTTTGCGCGCAATACCTTCAAGCCGTATCCGGCCGGAATCGTGATGCATGCGGTGATCGATGCCTGCCTCGACCTGCGCGCGGCCCATGCGCTCGATCCGGCGCGGATCGTCGCGATTACGGTCACCGGCGACGCCCTGCTGCTGGCGCGCGGCGACCGCCCTGTGTCCAACGCGCGCGACGCGCGCGTCAGCATCCATCATTGCGCCAGCGTGGCGCTGTTGTTCCGCGAAGCCGACATCAAGGAATTTTCCGAGACCGTGGTGTTCGATCCCGAAGTCGCTGCGCTGCGCGGCAAGGTGAAGGCCGAGCTTGACGCGACGATGCCGGTCGGCGCGGCCCGCGTCGACGTCACGCTGGCCGACGGCCGCAAACTGTCGCAGACCGTCGCCAGCGCCCGCGGCAGCCTGGAGCGGCCATTGTCGGATTCGGACATCGAAGCGAAGCTGCGCCGGCTCGCCGCTGGCGGCGGCACCGGTTGCGACGCCGGCCGCGTGATCGAAGCGGTGTGGACGCTCGAGCGCGACCCTGCCGGGCTCGACCGGCTGCTCGCCGCGCTCGCTTAA
- a CDS encoding class 1 fructose-bisphosphatase — protein MDERVTLRSHLDQSASPAPHGVAAGEVIEAIAMAAIDLASLIGDGPLAGITGRNGGINPDGDIQRDIDVAADDMMRRALRNAPVAAILSEEAALPETLNAEAPLCVAFDPLDGSANLENNISVGTIFSVRPRGNDILSTFFEPGTAQCAAGFIVYGPQTTLVLALGGRVDIFILDRRVREFVLTARSVRVAPDTPEFAINASNRRHWHGPVRTYIDECLAGTGGGGAADFNMRWIGSLVAESLRILVRGGVFLYPADARPGYREGRLRLLYEAHPMALVMEWAGGAASTGRRRILELGAKSPHQRVPLIMGSARGVRDVAAIHEVIEPMFDNSDAPLFARRGLFL, from the coding sequence ATGGACGAGCGCGTGACGCTGCGTTCACATCTCGATCAGTCTGCGTCGCCGGCGCCGCATGGCGTCGCGGCGGGCGAAGTGATCGAGGCGATTGCCATGGCTGCCATCGATCTGGCCTCGCTGATCGGCGATGGACCACTCGCCGGCATCACCGGACGGAATGGCGGCATCAATCCCGACGGAGATATTCAGAGGGATATCGACGTTGCCGCCGACGACATGATGCGGCGCGCATTGCGCAATGCGCCGGTCGCCGCGATCCTCTCCGAGGAAGCCGCGCTGCCGGAAACCCTGAACGCCGAAGCGCCGCTTTGCGTCGCGTTCGATCCGCTCGACGGATCGGCCAATCTCGAAAACAATATCTCGGTCGGCACCATTTTTTCGGTCCGACCCAGGGGCAACGACATTCTTTCGACCTTCTTCGAGCCTGGCACCGCCCAGTGTGCCGCGGGCTTCATCGTCTACGGTCCGCAGACCACGCTCGTACTGGCGCTCGGCGGGCGTGTCGATATCTTCATCCTCGACCGGCGCGTGCGGGAATTCGTGCTGACCGCGCGGAGCGTTCGGGTCGCGCCCGATACGCCGGAATTCGCCATCAACGCGTCCAATCGCCGGCACTGGCACGGCCCCGTTCGCACCTACATCGACGAATGTCTCGCCGGTACTGGCGGCGGGGGCGCTGCGGATTTCAACATGCGCTGGATCGGTTCCCTGGTGGCGGAGTCGCTTCGCATCCTGGTGCGTGGCGGCGTGTTTCTCTATCCGGCCGATGCCCGTCCCGGCTATCGCGAGGGAAGGCTTCGCCTGCTTTATGAAGCCCATCCGATGGCGCTGGTGATGGAATGGGCGGGCGGTGCTGCGTCGACCGGGCGGCGGCGAATTCTCGAACTGGGCGCGAAATCGCCGCACCAGCGGGTGCCGCTGATCATGGGCTCGGCGCGTGGCGTGCGCGACGTCGCGGCCATCCACGAAGTGATCGAACCGATGTTCGACAATAGCGACGCACCGCTGTTTGCGCGGCGCGGCCTGTTTCTTTGA
- a CDS encoding LysR family transcriptional regulator → MAGGFFRELTIRQLRALATVHKNKSVTAAAKQLHLTQPAVTLQLRNLQALAGLPLIQRSSDGMLLTDAGREVLALANRIETAIADCETSLAMMAGKTAGRVSIGAVSTAKYFVPFMIAGFSKRHPNIDVTLSIGNRQETGTALRGYDLDFAIMGRPPADIDMNVHLIGDHPHVIVAPTGHRLARKSRIALGELAGETFLTREPGSGTRGLMEQLFETAGIRPKIGLAMSSNETIKQAVIAGLGIAFISAHTVASELDEGRLVTLDVDGLPVVRQWFVLARKDKVLLPPAQAMLDFLSAKGAQFLPRTHGRLRLTRPSVRAKRG, encoded by the coding sequence ATGGCAGGCGGGTTCTTCCGGGAATTGACGATCCGCCAGTTGCGCGCGCTGGCCACGGTCCATAAAAACAAATCGGTCACCGCGGCCGCCAAACAGCTCCATCTCACGCAGCCCGCGGTCACGCTGCAGCTTCGCAACCTGCAGGCACTCGCAGGGTTGCCGCTGATTCAACGCAGCAGCGACGGCATGCTGCTGACGGATGCCGGGCGCGAGGTGCTGGCGCTCGCCAACCGCATCGAGACCGCGATCGCGGATTGCGAAACATCGCTGGCGATGATGGCTGGAAAAACCGCGGGCCGCGTCTCGATCGGGGCCGTCAGCACCGCGAAATATTTCGTCCCGTTCATGATCGCCGGATTTTCGAAGCGCCACCCGAACATCGATGTCACCCTCTCGATCGGAAACCGGCAGGAGACCGGCACGGCCCTGCGCGGCTACGATCTCGACTTTGCGATCATGGGCCGGCCTCCGGCGGACATCGACATGAACGTTCACCTGATCGGCGACCACCCCCACGTCATCGTCGCGCCGACCGGGCATCGCCTGGCACGCAAATCCCGCATCGCGCTGGGCGAGCTCGCGGGCGAAACGTTTCTGACGCGCGAGCCCGGATCGGGAACACGCGGCCTGATGGAGCAACTGTTCGAAACCGCCGGCATTCGTCCGAAAATCGGCCTGGCGATGAGCAGCAACGAGACCATCAAGCAGGCCGTGATCGCCGGCCTCGGGATTGCATTCATCTCCGCGCATACGGTCGCCTCCGAGCTCGACGAAGGACGCTTGGTCACGCTCGACGTCGACGGCCTTCCCGTGGTCCGGCAATGGTTCGTGCTGGCCCGCAAGGACAAGGTGCTATTGCCGCCGGCGCAGGCGATGCTCGATTTCCTCAGCGCCAAGGGCGCGCAGTTTCTTCCCCGCACCCATGGCCGGCTACGCCTGACCCGGCCATCGGTTCGCGCCAAACGCGGATGA
- a CDS encoding ABC transporter permease subunit translates to MRSLLPILAAALIYACLTLLVTNSYYQLMLTLVLVWASFGLSWNILSGYTGLVSFGHAAFFGLGAYTTALGQLYFDLTPWLLIPIAAVIGGVSGLLVGFPTFRLRGHYFALAMLAYPLAMLYVFEWLGYQELTLPIKRDAPFAYMQFSDPRLYTLVALVMLLGVVLITRAVERSRFGMALLAIKQNEAAAEAAGINALAWKLRSIALSGAIAGAVGAFYAVVLLVVTPPSVFGMLVSAQALTVSMFGGVGTVWGPLIGAAVLIPVGEILNAELGARIPGIQGVIYGIAIIVVILVAPEGMFWTLRDRFRRAPAADALPPKVPAPAASLAPAEAPPAIRRAPCGEVLLSVKALSKSFGGLKAVQDVSFDVHRGMILGIIGPNGAGKTTLFNLLNGFTPPNTGEVMFEGRNMVGCRPHVLCKAGVGRTFQIMRPFPRMSVRDNVRVGAYVRAASEDEARRLADGAVHRVGLGPVAGKMAAELTTKELRLMEIARALAGKPRLLLLDETLAGLGHGEADEVTAVVQRLAREGMTVVIIEHTMQSMVRLVDRFLVLDHGAVLADGEPEQVTRDPRVIEAYLGKKWVAHAQA, encoded by the coding sequence ATGCGATCCCTGCTTCCGATCCTGGCGGCTGCGCTGATCTACGCCTGCCTCACGCTTCTGGTGACCAATTCCTACTACCAGCTGATGCTGACGCTGGTGCTGGTGTGGGCGAGCTTCGGTCTGTCGTGGAACATCCTGTCCGGCTACACCGGCCTGGTGTCGTTCGGCCACGCCGCCTTCTTCGGGCTCGGCGCCTACACCACCGCACTCGGCCAGCTCTACTTCGATCTCACGCCGTGGCTGCTGATCCCCATCGCGGCCGTGATCGGCGGGGTGTCCGGCCTCCTGGTCGGTTTTCCGACGTTCCGCCTGCGCGGCCATTACTTCGCGCTGGCGATGCTGGCTTACCCGCTGGCGATGCTCTACGTGTTCGAGTGGCTCGGCTACCAGGAGCTGACGCTGCCGATCAAGCGCGACGCGCCGTTCGCCTACATGCAATTCTCCGATCCGCGGCTCTACACTTTGGTCGCGCTGGTGATGCTGCTCGGTGTCGTGCTGATCACCCGCGCGGTCGAGCGGTCGCGGTTCGGCATGGCGCTCCTGGCGATCAAGCAGAACGAGGCGGCGGCCGAGGCCGCGGGCATCAATGCGCTGGCGTGGAAGCTGCGCTCCATCGCGCTGTCGGGGGCGATCGCCGGCGCGGTCGGCGCGTTCTATGCCGTGGTGCTGCTGGTGGTCACGCCGCCGTCGGTATTCGGCATGCTGGTCTCGGCGCAGGCGCTGACGGTGTCGATGTTCGGCGGCGTCGGCACGGTGTGGGGACCGCTGATCGGCGCCGCGGTGCTGATCCCGGTCGGCGAGATCCTCAACGCCGAACTCGGCGCGCGGATTCCCGGTATCCAGGGTGTGATCTACGGCATCGCCATCATTGTCGTCATCCTGGTGGCGCCGGAGGGCATGTTCTGGACGCTGCGCGATCGCTTCAGGCGCGCGCCGGCAGCGGACGCGCTGCCGCCGAAAGTCCCGGCGCCGGCCGCATCGCTTGCGCCGGCCGAGGCGCCTCCCGCCATCCGGCGCGCGCCATGCGGCGAGGTGCTGTTGTCGGTGAAGGCCCTGTCGAAATCGTTCGGCGGCCTCAAGGCGGTGCAGGACGTCAGCTTCGACGTGCACCGGGGCATGATCCTCGGCATCATCGGGCCCAACGGCGCCGGCAAGACCACCCTGTTCAACCTGCTCAATGGCTTCACGCCGCCCAACACCGGCGAAGTGATGTTCGAGGGCCGCAACATGGTCGGCTGCCGGCCGCATGTGCTGTGCAAGGCGGGGGTCGGGCGCACCTTCCAGATCATGCGGCCGTTCCCGCGGATGTCGGTTCGCGACAACGTCCGCGTCGGCGCCTATGTGCGCGCGGCGAGCGAGGACGAGGCGCGGCGCCTCGCCGACGGCGCGGTCCATCGCGTCGGTCTCGGCCCGGTGGCCGGCAAGATGGCGGCCGAGCTCACCACCAAGGAGCTGCGCCTGATGGAGATCGCCCGCGCGCTGGCCGGCAAGCCCCGCCTGCTGCTGCTCGACGAAACCCTGGCGGGACTCGGCCATGGCGAGGCCGATGAGGTCACCGCCGTGGTGCAGCGGCTGGCGCGGGAAGGCATGACCGTCGTGATCATCGAGCACACCATGCAGTCCATGGTTCGCCTCGTCGATCGCTTCCTGGTGCTCGACCACGGTGCGGTGCTGGCCGATGGCGAGCCGGAGCAGGTCACCCGCGATCCGCGCGTCATCGAGGCCTATCTCGGCAAGAAATGGGTGGCCCATGCTCAGGCTTGA
- a CDS encoding ABC transporter substrate-binding protein produces MTDRITSLNRRTLLGGAAAIGLTGVARAQAPANVKVGLIVPLSGLYARPGAVMKMGAELGIADVNAGGGIKALGGAKLELVTLDCGDTVEKAKNAAQRMVAQETDLVAATGSYLSSFTLAVSEVTERAGLPLLTLSYSDLLTDRGFRHIFQTAATAGSQSEQGLPQLMELAEAASGKRPKTVAIAMDNTATSIATAKALKEKLFPKLGLQLVMDEVWTPPLADATSIIQQVRSTRPDLFLFMPNAISDAKLGLEKMNEFGLGQGRIPTISFSITIAEPDMLQSVTPEVVQGIMTIVANWGVKGQEKLLADVKAKYKEPWMTQNVVSTYGDMWLIKEALEKAGKADRAAVSDALHALDAGPAKYYPGGILKFDEKGRRVGAGVVIVQWQNGVPVTVYPKDLAVAAPFWPKRS; encoded by the coding sequence ATGACCGACCGCATCACTTCTCTCAATCGGCGCACGCTGCTGGGCGGGGCCGCCGCCATCGGATTGACCGGGGTCGCGCGGGCGCAGGCGCCGGCCAACGTCAAGGTCGGGCTGATCGTGCCGCTGTCGGGGCTGTACGCGCGGCCCGGCGCTGTGATGAAGATGGGTGCCGAGCTCGGCATCGCCGACGTCAACGCCGGCGGCGGCATCAAGGCGCTCGGCGGCGCCAAGCTCGAACTGGTGACGCTCGACTGCGGCGACACCGTCGAGAAGGCCAAGAACGCGGCGCAGCGCATGGTCGCGCAGGAAACCGATCTCGTCGCCGCGACGGGTTCCTATCTCAGCTCGTTCACGCTTGCGGTCAGCGAAGTCACCGAGCGCGCCGGCCTGCCGCTGTTGACACTGTCCTATTCCGATCTGCTGACCGACCGCGGCTTCCGCCATATCTTCCAGACCGCGGCGACCGCGGGATCGCAGTCGGAGCAGGGCCTGCCGCAACTGATGGAGCTGGCCGAGGCCGCCTCCGGCAAGCGGCCGAAGACCGTCGCCATCGCGATGGACAACACCGCGACCTCGATTGCGACCGCCAAGGCGCTGAAGGAGAAACTGTTCCCGAAACTCGGGCTGCAGCTTGTCATGGACGAGGTGTGGACGCCGCCGCTGGCGGACGCGACCTCGATCATCCAGCAGGTCCGCTCGACCCGCCCGGACCTGTTCCTGTTCATGCCGAATGCGATTTCCGATGCGAAGCTGGGGCTCGAGAAGATGAACGAATTCGGTCTCGGTCAGGGCCGCATCCCCACCATCTCCTTCAGCATCACCATCGCCGAACCGGACATGCTGCAGAGCGTCACGCCAGAAGTGGTGCAGGGCATCATGACCATCGTCGCCAACTGGGGCGTGAAAGGGCAGGAAAAGCTGCTCGCCGACGTCAAGGCGAAATACAAGGAGCCGTGGATGACCCAGAACGTGGTCTCCACTTACGGCGACATGTGGCTGATCAAGGAGGCGCTGGAAAAGGCCGGCAAGGCCGACCGCGCCGCGGTGTCGGACGCGCTGCACGCGCTCGATGCGGGGCCGGCCAAATATTATCCCGGCGGCATTCTCAAGTTCGACGAAAAAGGCCGCCGGGTCGGGGCGGGCGTCGTCATCGTGCAATGGCAGAACGGCGTGCCGGTCACCGTCTATCCGAAGGATCTCGCCGTCGCGGCGCCGTTCTGGCCGAAACGCAGCTGA
- a CDS encoding carboxymuconolactone decarboxylase family protein codes for MSKEIFDRGLAIRKDVLGKEFVEKSFESADDFNMPMQELTTEYCWGYVWGRDGLSRKTRSMLNLAMLSALNRNHELRMHLKGALKNGVSKDEIREIFLQVAIYCGVPAGADSFRTAREVFAQVDAETKGG; via the coding sequence ATGAGCAAGGAAATCTTCGATCGTGGTCTGGCCATCCGCAAGGACGTGCTCGGCAAGGAATTCGTCGAGAAGTCGTTCGAGAGCGCCGACGACTTCAACATGCCGATGCAGGAGCTGACCACCGAATACTGCTGGGGTTACGTCTGGGGCCGCGACGGCCTGTCGCGCAAGACCCGCAGCATGCTGAATCTCGCCATGCTGAGCGCGCTCAACCGCAACCACGAACTGCGGATGCACCTCAAAGGCGCGCTCAAGAACGGCGTCAGCAAGGACGAGATCCGCGAGATCTTCCTCCAGGTCGCGATCTATTGCGGGGTTCCGGCCGGCGCGGATTCCTTCCGCACCGCGCGCGAGGTGTTCGCCCAGGTCGACGCGGAAACCAAGGGCGGCTGA
- a CDS encoding N-acyl homoserine lactonase family protein: MTTTPTGAPEPFELFAIRYGRHTGRRASDNFIGADLHDAGTDLEYFVWVARRSDRTYVIDTGFNPTSAAERGRTMLRRPADGVRALGIDPASVDQVILTHLHYDHAGSLGDFPRARFHAQDAEIAYATGRCMCHPYLRHPYDVEDVVGFVRHVHANRVAFHDGFAELASGLTLHRVGGHSAGLQIVRVWTRRGWVVVASDASHYYDNIRRGMPFPTVYHVGDMMEGFDTVRRLADTDDHIVPGHDPLVMAIYPPPSAELDGIAVRLDVAPRVAGA, translated from the coding sequence ATGACCACAACACCGACAGGCGCGCCCGAACCGTTCGAGCTGTTCGCGATCCGTTACGGCCGGCATACCGGCCGGCGGGCGTCCGACAATTTCATCGGCGCGGATTTGCACGATGCCGGGACCGATCTGGAATATTTCGTATGGGTCGCGCGGCGCTCGGACCGGACCTACGTCATCGACACCGGCTTCAACCCGACCTCGGCGGCGGAGCGTGGCCGCACCATGCTGCGGCGGCCGGCCGACGGTGTCCGCGCGCTCGGGATCGATCCCGCCAGCGTCGATCAGGTCATCCTCACTCATCTTCACTATGATCACGCCGGCTCGCTGGGGGATTTTCCACGCGCCCGCTTTCACGCCCAGGACGCCGAGATCGCCTACGCGACGGGCCGCTGCATGTGCCATCCCTATTTGCGACATCCCTACGACGTGGAAGACGTGGTCGGCTTTGTCCGGCATGTCCACGCCAACCGCGTCGCCTTCCACGATGGTTTTGCGGAACTGGCGTCGGGGCTCACCTTGCACCGGGTCGGCGGACACTCGGCGGGCCTGCAGATCGTGCGGGTCTGGACCCGGCGCGGATGGGTGGTGGTCGCTTCCGACGCCAGCCACTATTACGACAACATCCGCCGCGGCATGCCGTTTCCCACCGTCTATCATGTCGGCGATATGATGGAGGGCTTCGATACGGTGCGGCGGCTGGCCGACACCGACGATCACATCGTGCCGGGTCACGATCCCCTGGTGATGGCGATCTATCCGCCGCCGTCGGCGGAACTCGACGGCATCGCGGTCCGGCTCGATGTCGCGCCGCGCGTGGCGGGCGCATGA
- a CDS encoding ABC transporter substrate-binding protein, producing the protein MTDHTSLALTRRTLLAATALGLAAPRAFAQAASDVKIGLLVPLSGLYARPGAVMRMGAEMAVDHINSAGGVKALGGAKLKLVVIDCGDTTEKAKNAAQRMVAQETDLVAASGAYLSSFTLAVTEVTERAQLPVLTLSYSDLITERGFKYVFQTSATAASQARQALPLIMKLAEGASGKRPKTVAIIGDNTGASVASVKPMREGLLKELGLELVMDETFTPPLSDATPLVQKVRAAKPDLLFFLPTVISDGKLILEKMNEFGLGQGRIPTISFGIAIAEPDILQTISPELLQGVITCVGSWATKGHEDLVKELKARFNEPWMTQNAISTYGDMWLIKEALEKAGKADKVAVADALRTMDGGPSKYYPGGLLKFDDKGRRVDAEMTVVQWQQGIPVTVFPQKLAVAEPFWPKR; encoded by the coding sequence ATGACCGACCACACTTCGCTCGCGCTGACGCGGCGTACGCTGCTTGCCGCCACCGCGCTCGGTCTCGCCGCGCCGCGCGCGTTCGCGCAAGCTGCCTCGGACGTCAAGATCGGGCTGCTGGTGCCCCTGTCCGGGCTTTATGCGCGGCCTGGCGCGGTGATGCGCATGGGCGCCGAAATGGCGGTCGACCACATCAATTCCGCCGGCGGGGTCAAGGCGCTCGGCGGCGCCAAGCTCAAGCTGGTGGTGATCGACTGCGGCGACACCACCGAGAAGGCCAAGAACGCGGCGCAGCGCATGGTGGCGCAGGAGACCGATCTGGTCGCGGCCAGCGGCGCCTATCTTAGCTCGTTCACCCTTGCGGTGACCGAGGTGACGGAGCGGGCGCAGCTGCCGGTCCTGACCTTGTCCTACTCCGACCTGATCACCGAGCGTGGCTTCAAATACGTGTTTCAGACCTCGGCCACCGCGGCGTCGCAGGCGCGGCAGGCGCTGCCGCTGATCATGAAGCTGGCGGAAGGCGCCTCCGGCAAGCGTCCGAAGACGGTGGCGATCATCGGCGACAATACCGGTGCGTCGGTCGCTTCGGTAAAGCCGATGCGCGAGGGCCTGCTCAAGGAGCTCGGTCTCGAACTGGTGATGGACGAGACCTTCACGCCGCCCTTGTCCGACGCGACGCCGCTGGTCCAGAAGGTGCGCGCGGCCAAGCCCGATCTGTTGTTCTTCCTGCCGACGGTGATTTCCGACGGCAAGCTGATCCTGGAAAAAATGAACGAGTTCGGCCTCGGCCAGGGCCGCATTCCCACCATCTCGTTCGGCATCGCCATTGCCGAGCCGGACATTCTGCAGACCATCAGTCCGGAATTGCTGCAGGGGGTGATCACCTGCGTCGGCAGCTGGGCGACCAAGGGGCACGAAGACCTGGTGAAGGAACTCAAGGCCCGCTTCAACGAACCCTGGATGACCCAGAACGCGATCTCGACCTATGGCGACATGTGGCTGATCAAGGAGGCGCTGGAGAAGGCCGGCAAGGCCGACAAGGTCGCCGTCGCCGACGCGCTGCGGACCATGGATGGCGGCCCGTCGAAATACTATCCCGGCGGCCTGCTCAAGTTCGACGACAAGGGCCGGCGTGTCGACGCCGAGATGACCGTCGTGCAGTGGCAGCAGGGTATCCCCGTCACCGTCTTCCCCCAGAAGCTCGCGGTCGCCGAGCCGTTCTGGCCGAAGCGCTGA